From the genome of Halictus rubicundus isolate RS-2024b chromosome 2, iyHalRubi1_principal, whole genome shotgun sequence, one region includes:
- the LOC143362599 gene encoding E3 SUMO-protein ligase ZBED1, with amino-acid sequence MPKVRVKRSAIWSHFSEYSEHDRSTIVKCNTCNVALPYCRNTTNLWSHVRIHHKSILNGTIGSSNPLEAERQNSSNLCSTVPSNNVATECDLSGNDAAMPAPSSPCDTVQQYPPNSKRAQEITNSLLIMIAAEVYPFSIVNGKEFIDFVRTLDERYTLPNRTALTSKYLPALYLSRCKEIMDKLSNVECVHLAIDSWTDVNRKMSFLSITAYFCGQETLRDNTLQVSYVPSRHDTECLNEIVSRTADAWKITSKVKTVVYDRANNIPGASTHLPWRKIFCFASTLSMVVHNAFADAKTILNVFNRCRDIVDLSKSNHAVVEALRYEKIRQNYPKPLTLRRDVPGQWKSTYLMLCNLLDLRSILSVVLTDLSHRGVLRIAQDEWEIVSGVIQVLKPIYEATEEVSGDSNVAISKIIPIVHCIQAALENQGELPADVTLLRVNLLNELAARFEDIETHPVYSFATFLDPRYKNIAFHSYECVLLVRNQLMSRCRHGESGNNDSDARVRMQQVNDEITEANDTLWAEFDKKVQEAAAETECSSNSLKDELERYLRLKLINRKSNPISWWNTDGKALFPKLMKVALEYLCIPATCVSKEPIFSKVAQILAHRKTRIQAKYVNMLSVLNLNQNK; translated from the exons ATGCCTAAAGTTCGAGTAAAAAGGAGTGCAATCTGGTCGCACTTTTCGGAATACAGTGAACACGACAGGAGTACAATAGTCAAGTGCAACACGTGCAACGTTGCGCTACCGTACTGCAGGAATACAACAAACTTGTGGTCGCACGTTCGCATACATCACAAAAGCATTTTAAATGGCACAATTGGATCGTCAAATCCATTAGAAGCGGAACGGCAAAATTCCTCTAACCTGTGTAGCACAGTTCCATCGAACAATGTCGCGACGGAGTGCGATCTATCGGGAAACGACGCCGCGATGCCAGCACCATCGAGCCCATGCGACACGGTGCAACAGTATCCCCCAAATTCGAAACGAGCTCAAGAAATAACCAACTCTTTGCTGATAATGATAGCTGCGGAGGTTTATCCGTTTTCCATAGTGAACGGTAAAGAATTCATTGACTTTGTGAGAACGTTGGACGAAAGATACACGTTGCCGAACCGAACCGCCTTAACGTCAAAATATTTGCCCGCATTGTACCTGTCCAGATGCAAAGAAATCATGGATAAGCTGTCGAACGTCGAGTGCGTTCATCTGGCGATCGATTCGTGGACAGACGTTAATCGTAAAATGTCGTTTTTGTCGATCACCGCGTATTTTTGCGGTCAAGAGACGCTGCGGGACAACACGTTGCAGGTGTCGTATGTTCCATCGCGGCACGATACTGAATGTTTGAACGAGATCGTAAGTCGAACCGCGGACGCTTGGAAAATTACGTCCAAGGTGAAAACCGTTGTCTACGATCGCGCGAATAACATCCCAGGTGCGAGCACGCACCTACCGTGGCGAAAAATCTTCTGTTTCGCGAGCACGCTGAGCATGGTCGTGCACAATGCGTTCGCAGATGCTAAAACTATTCTTAACGTTTTCAATAGGTGCCGTGACATTGTCGATCTCTCGAAGTCCAATCACGCCGTTGTCGAGGCGTTGAGATACGAGAAAATCCGGCAGAATTACCCGAAACCTCTGACCTTGAGAAGGGACGTTCCTGGACAATGGAAATCCACGTATTTGATGTTGTGCAATCTTTTAGATTTGCGATCTATTTTATCGGTGGTGCTCACGGATTTATCGCATAGAGGTGTGCTGCGCATCGCCCAAGACGAATGGGAAATCGTTTCTGGTGTGATCCAAGTTCTCAAGCCGATATACGAGGCCACGGAAGAGGTGTCCGGCGATAGCAACGTCGCTATATCGAAAATTATACCGATCGTTCATTGTATACAGGCTGCTCTGGAAAACCAGGGAGAACTGCCGGCAGATGTAACCTTGTTGCGCGTGAATTTGTTGAACGAGCTCGCCGCGCGCTTCGAAGATATCGAGACTCATCCTGTTTATTCGTTCGCGACGTTCCTGGACCCTCGATACAAAAATATCGCATTTCATTCGTACGAGTGTGTTTTGCTCGTTAGGAATCAGTTAATGTCCCGATGCAGACACGGCGAAAGTGGTAACAATGATTCGGACGCGCGTGTCAGAATGCAACAAGTGAACGATGAGATTACCGAAGCTAACGATACTCTGTGGGCagaatttgataaaaaagttcAGGAGGCAGCAGCTGAAACTGAATGTTCGTCGAACTCGTTGAAAGATGAGTTGGAAAG GTACCTACGTTTAAAGCTAATTAACAGgaaatccaatccaatatcatggtggaacacggaTGGCAAAGCTCTGTTCCCAAAACTTATGAAAGTTGCATTGGAATATTTGTGTATACCAGCAACGTGTGTGTCTAAGGAACCTATCTTTTCAAAAGTGGCACAAATACTTGCTCACCGAAAAACGCGAATACAGGCAAAATATGTTAATATGCTATCTGTATTAAATTTGAATCAAAACAAGTAA